The Planctomycetia bacterium nucleotide sequence GGCGTTGCCAAAAATGGCAGCGCGGCTCGTCGCAGTAGCCGGCCCAAACATCATCGCAACACTGCTGTGGGTAATCCGCTCCGCAGCATCCGGCGTAACCGCCGTAGCCGGTGCCCGGTCCGACCGGTCCGCCCTGGGCGCATGTCTGGCAACCGCCCGTGGCGTGGTAGCCCGGACCGTGCCCGATGCCGGCGACGCGTAAGAGCTCAGCGGCTCCGGCGTGCGCCGTCATAGCGGCCATCCCCAGCGTTGCGGCAAGCAACACGAGGTGCTTCATGACTCACTCCTTGAATAGTGCCATCTTGGCCCGCGGAACCATTCCGCGGCAAACCCAACCGTGCCCAACTCTTCACTTCTCTGCCCAACTCTTCTCTGCCCAACTTCGTCCCACGGCCGGCCCGGCAAGAGCTACACCCGTTGCTCCGAGACGCGCAGGTTCGATACTGCGGCGGGCGGCGCCGGGGGACGATATGCAAGAATTGCCCACGCTGTTGCGTAGAGCAAACGCGGACGATGCTTTTTTGCCACGTCCGGGCCGATTGTGGGCCGCGCGCGCGAGCTGCGACGATTCTCGCGGACTAAGGGGCTTTGACGCGGCGGGCATTCGGTTACGGTGTTAGGCATGGTGACGGCGGACAGCTCCTCGGCGACCGACTTCGCGCTAACGCTCTTGCCGGGCGTAGCGTTGGCGCTCGGCGTGCTGACCGTAGCGGGTTTGTGGCGTTTGAGGCGGCTGAGCCAAAGCACGACACTGGTCGCACCGTGGCGCTGGGCGCTCGCGGCCACGCTCGCAATGACCTGGAACGCGCTCCAATCGGCCGGAATAGAACCCACGCTGGCAAGGTATCTCGCCGGGATCCTCTCTCTGGCGCCGACGCTGGCCATCTTCGGCGCGAAGCGGCCGCAAAACGTCGCCTGGCAATGGGTCGTTCTGGCCTTCTTGGCGCTACTCGCCCTGCCGGCCGGAAACGCGTGGCTGTATCGCCCCGGCGGCGCGTTGCAGGTCGACCTGGCCTGGCAATATCTCCTGTTGGCAGTGACGCTGATGGGCGTCGCCAACTATCTCCCCACGGGCCGAGCGGTTGCCTCGTTGTTGGCTGGCGCGGCGCAGTATTGCTGGCTCGGCGATCAATTCCCCGCGTGGCTGCGATTCGACTTACCGGCGCGCGCTCAAGTCGGACTGGCTTGCGCGTGCGCGGCGGTGTGGCTCACGGCCTGGCCGAAGCGACGGTTGAAGAGCGCGCCGTTGGATCGACTATGGCTCGACTTTCGCGATGCCTTTGGCGTCGCCTGGACCGTGCGCGTGGCCGAGCAGTTCAACGCCACAGCGGCGCGTTCTGGTTGGTCACTGAGGCTTAACTGGAACGGCGTTTCACACGAAGCTCAGACTCAAGGCACAGAAACACTGCCGCCCGCCGCGCAGCAAGCATTGGAAAACCTGCTGCGGCGATTCGTCTCACGGGAATGGATGGAAGCACGCTTGCGCAAGTGATTCGTCACGATTCAAGGTTCGAGACACCAGTGAATGTTGGGCGCCTGGGGCTGGGGCGGACATTGGCAGCAACCATGTCCAACCGGCTGGGGTATCGTGGCGATTTGTTGACAAATCCAACGAAGCCAAAGCGGTTGGACCATGGAGACCGCGCATTGGTCGCCCCTACCCCAGGCACCCGGCGATTGAAATAACTCGGCGTCGCTACTTGGTCGCCGTGCGGAAATGGATCGCCTTGCGCTTCGTGAGGTGGAAGAAGCCGTACTTCGACATCGTCGAGCCCTTGCCGCTTTCGCCCCAGCCGGTCCAAGGTTGAGCGGGGTCGATGTAGTCGCAACGGTTCTGGTAGATCGTGCCGGCATTGACTTCACGGCCGAAGCGCTCGGCGCGCTCCAAAGAACTGGTCCAGACCGACGCCGTGAGCCCGAAGCGCGATTCGTTCATCAGCCGGATCGCTTCGTCGTCGTCACGCACGGAAAGCACGGGCACCGTCGGGCCAAAGCTTTCTTCCTGCATGATCTCGGCGTTGTTGGGCACGTCGGCAATCAGGGTCGGCGGAAAGAAGTTACCCGGCTGATCGGCGACCGATTTCCCGCCCGTCAAGAGTCGCGCGCCGCGCTTCACGGCATCCTGAACTTGCGCTTCGAGAAACTTCGGAGCGTTGCGGCCGGCCAACGGCCCCATCGACGTCGCTTCGTGCACAGGGTCGCCAAGCACGTACTCTTCGAGCGCCGCCTTGGCTTTTTCCAGGAACGCTTCGTAAAGCGTGTGATGCACATAGACTCGCTCCACCGCGCAACACGATTGCCCGGCGTTGTAACAAGCGCCGTCCACGCAGTTGGCCGCGGCGTAATCGAGGTCCGCATCCTCGGCCACGTAGGCGGGATCCTTGCCGCCGAGTTCCAGCCCGGCGTCGATCAACCGTTGGGCCGTGTGACGATAGACTTCGCGTCCCCCTTCGACGGAACCGGTGAAGGCCACGTGGTCG carries:
- a CDS encoding aldehyde dehydrogenase family protein produces the protein MNLVVTNPFNQQTVCELPFDSALAVEEAVDRAAAAQRRWARIPLAERCRQVRAAMEKFKTNLEQVARDVTLQMGKPLKQARGEFNTMCDRAEYMLSIAEETLRPDILPEKPNFVRRIEHAPLGVVFNVAAWNYPLLIPINVLVPALIAGNSVLLKHSAKTPLTGRQFAEAFSGLEVPDLVTNLLLKHDATARLIEHRGVDHVAFTGSVEGGREVYRHTAQRLIDAGLELGGKDPAYVAEDADLDYAAANCVDGACYNAGQSCCAVERVYVHHTLYEAFLEKAKAALEEYVLGDPVHEATSMGPLAGRNAPKFLEAQVQDAVKRGARLLTGGKSVADQPGNFFPPTLIADVPNNAEIMQEESFGPTVPVLSVRDDDEAIRLMNESRFGLTASVWTSSLERAERFGREVNAGTIYQNRCDYIDPAQPWTGWGESGKGSTMSKYGFFHLTKRKAIHFRTATK